The Candidatus Bathyarchaeota archaeon genomic interval TGACACGATTATAATGATGGGAAACAACTTCGGGCTATTTGGCAGCTTAAGGAAGGCAAGAAGGCTCCTTAGGAGATTCCATAAGATGACTTCAAAAAGCGCAGTCATTATAGCTGCAACTCGTGATCCTTACAAAACTGAAATCCCTGCGCACTTGGAATATCACAAATCCAACAGAGCAAAGGGAAGAATGGCGGGACAAGTGAGAATTAGATCAAGATTCCGGAAATATGTTGGACGATGGTTTGATTATTTAATGGTATCTAAAGAAGAGATGAGAGAAATACTCAAGGGAACAGGGTGGAAAGTCAGGCAGTTCATAGATTCTGAGAACGCAAATTACATAGCTATCATTGGAAAAGAAGGGTAACGTTCACCTAACTTTGCACGCGTGCACAATGAGGAAATAGATTTATTACTTAATTGTGTATAGCGATAGTCTAAAAGAAGGCTTCAGTATGGGTTTGCGGTCGAGATTAGAAATAGAGT includes:
- a CDS encoding class I SAM-dependent methyltransferase codes for the protein MKPEEDAFGQKLWAAFKGDQVFEIVERDDRYIDAMSLKGYFSNFKGWHSIEQKAMDHVKGRVLDIGCGAGRHSLYLQKRGFDVLGIDISPLAVKTCRERGLGQVEIMSIEEASFPINSFDTIIMMGNNFGLFGSLRKARRLLRRFHKMTSKSAVIIAATRDPYKTEIPAHLEYHKSNRAKGRMAGQVRIRSRFRKYVGRWFDYLMVSKEEMREILKGTGWKVRQFIDSENANYIAIIGKEG